In Pseudonocardia sp. C8, one genomic interval encodes:
- a CDS encoding N-acetyltransferase family protein: MTEQNGLSSIPDPGVLDGDADWEHGGRRLRVRVADERDVAALARLRRQWLEERAGRAVADPAFEEAFAAWWRVEQPRRAFWVAEAGSDRAGWTPIGSINVLETVQMPRPGGRGARTGQVGNAFVLAAFAEAGVPRALLSAVVAHARERGYRRLMLAPTAGSAAFYKRAGFRPAGDTLLVLEP, from the coding sequence GTGACTGAGCAGAACGGACTGTCCTCGATCCCCGACCCCGGCGTCCTCGACGGCGACGCGGACTGGGAGCACGGCGGCCGGCGGCTGCGGGTCCGGGTCGCCGACGAGCGGGACGTCGCCGCGCTGGCCCGGCTGCGCCGGCAGTGGCTGGAGGAGCGGGCCGGGCGTGCGGTCGCCGACCCGGCGTTCGAGGAGGCGTTCGCGGCGTGGTGGCGGGTCGAGCAGCCCCGCCGCGCGTTCTGGGTCGCCGAGGCCGGCAGCGACCGGGCCGGCTGGACGCCGATCGGCTCGATCAACGTGCTGGAGACCGTGCAGATGCCCCGCCCGGGGGGACGCGGCGCCCGGACCGGGCAGGTCGGGAACGCGTTCGTGCTGGCGGCGTTCGCCGAGGCCGGGGTGCCGCGGGCGCTGCTGTCCGCGGTCGTCGCGCACGCCCGGGAGCGCGGGTACCGGCGGCTGATGCTGGCGCCGACGGCCGGCAGCGCCGCGTTCTACAAGCGGGCCGGGTTCCGGCCCGCCGGCGACACGCTGCTGGTGCTGGAGCCGTAG
- a CDS encoding TIGR03960 family B12-binding radical SAM protein, giving the protein MAPTSVFPALEPILPRVSKPVQYVGGEGNSQVKPWESAAVRWALLYPDAYEVGLPNQGVQILYEVLNERDDALAERCYAVWPDLEALMRESGVPAFTVDAHRPVGAFDVLGVSFATELGYTNLLTTLDLAGIPLHAHHRDESHPVVVAGGHAAFNPEPVADFVDVAALGDGEEVVGDVTDVVKAWKGEGRPGGRRELLLRLAATPGCYVPSLYHVTYGDDGAIASVTPADERVPATVQKRTTTELDDWPYPRKPLVPLAETVHERASVEIFRGCTRGCRFCQAGMITRPVRERSLRGIGEMVDEAVRASGFDEVGLLSLSSADHSEIADITKGLADRYEGTNTSLSLPSTRVDAFNIDLANEISRNGRRSGLTFAPEGGSERIRRVINKMVSEEDLIRTCAEAFSQGWRQVKLYFMCGLPTETDEDVLEIAGMAYRVIEAGRKASGRNDVRCTISIGGFVPKPHTPFQWAAQCHPEVVDSRLRKLREAVNTDRKIGRNIGMRYHDGEPSLIEGLLARGDRRVGAVIEKVWRDGGRFDGWSEHFSYRRWVDCAAEALEPLGVDLDWFTTRERGGDEILPWDHLDSGLERDWLWEDWQEALDGREQDDCRWTPCFDCGVCPSTGTDIEVGPSGTTLLPLTVVNPTASATGSLQGPGAGD; this is encoded by the coding sequence GTGGCACCCACCTCCGTCTTCCCCGCCCTGGAGCCGATCCTGCCCCGCGTCTCCAAGCCGGTGCAGTACGTCGGCGGTGAGGGGAACTCGCAGGTCAAGCCGTGGGAGTCCGCGGCCGTCCGGTGGGCACTGCTCTACCCGGACGCCTACGAGGTTGGCCTGCCCAACCAGGGCGTCCAGATCCTGTACGAGGTCCTCAACGAGCGGGACGACGCGCTGGCCGAGCGCTGCTACGCGGTCTGGCCGGACCTCGAGGCGCTGATGCGCGAGTCCGGCGTGCCCGCCTTCACCGTCGACGCCCACCGCCCGGTCGGCGCGTTCGACGTGCTCGGCGTGTCCTTCGCGACCGAGCTCGGCTACACGAACCTGCTCACCACCCTCGACCTGGCCGGCATCCCGCTGCACGCTCATCACCGCGACGAGAGCCACCCGGTGGTCGTCGCCGGCGGGCACGCCGCGTTCAACCCGGAGCCGGTCGCCGACTTCGTCGACGTCGCGGCGCTGGGTGACGGCGAGGAGGTCGTCGGTGACGTCACCGACGTCGTCAAGGCCTGGAAGGGCGAGGGCCGCCCCGGCGGGCGGCGCGAGCTGCTGCTCCGGCTGGCCGCGACCCCGGGCTGCTACGTGCCCTCGCTCTACCACGTGACCTACGGCGACGACGGCGCCATCGCGTCCGTGACCCCGGCCGACGAGCGGGTCCCGGCCACGGTCCAGAAACGCACGACCACCGAGCTCGACGACTGGCCCTACCCGCGCAAGCCGCTGGTCCCGCTGGCCGAGACGGTGCACGAGCGGGCCAGCGTGGAGATCTTCCGCGGCTGCACCCGCGGCTGCCGGTTCTGCCAGGCCGGGATGATCACCCGTCCGGTGCGGGAGCGCTCGCTGCGCGGGATCGGCGAGATGGTGGACGAGGCCGTGCGCGCCTCCGGGTTCGACGAGGTCGGCCTGCTGTCACTGTCGTCGGCCGACCACTCCGAGATCGCCGACATCACCAAGGGCCTCGCCGACCGCTACGAGGGGACCAACACCTCGCTGTCGCTGCCCTCGACCCGGGTCGACGCGTTCAACATCGACCTGGCCAACGAGATTTCCCGCAACGGGCGCCGCTCCGGGCTGACCTTCGCCCCCGAGGGCGGCTCCGAGCGGATCCGCCGGGTGATCAACAAGATGGTGTCCGAGGAGGACCTCATCCGCACCTGCGCGGAGGCGTTCTCGCAGGGTTGGCGGCAGGTGAAGCTCTACTTCATGTGCGGGCTGCCCACCGAGACCGACGAGGACGTCCTCGAGATCGCCGGGATGGCCTACCGGGTGATCGAGGCGGGGCGGAAGGCGTCCGGCCGCAACGACGTCCGCTGCACCATCTCGATCGGCGGGTTCGTGCCGAAGCCGCACACGCCGTTCCAGTGGGCGGCGCAGTGCCACCCGGAGGTCGTCGACTCGCGGCTGCGCAAGCTGCGCGAGGCCGTCAACACCGACCGGAAGATCGGCCGCAACATCGGCATGCGCTACCACGACGGCGAGCCCTCGCTGATCGAGGGACTGCTCGCCCGCGGCGACCGCCGGGTCGGCGCGGTGATCGAGAAGGTCTGGCGGGACGGCGGCCGGTTCGACGGCTGGTCCGAGCACTTCTCCTACCGGCGCTGGGTCGACTGCGCGGCGGAGGCGCTCGAACCGCTGGGTGTCGACCTCGACTGGTTCACCACCCGCGAGCGGGGTGGCGACGAGATCCTGCCGTGGGACCACCTGGACTCCGGCCTGGAGCGGGACTGGCTGTGGGAGGACTGGCAGGAGGCCCTCGACGGCCGCGAGCAGGACGACTGCCGCTGGACCCCGTGCTTCGACTGCGGGGTGTGCCCGTCCACCGGCACCGACATCGAGGTCGGTCCCAGCGGCACCACGCTGCTGCCCCTGACGGTGGTCAACCCGACGGCGTCCGCCACAGGATCGCTGCAGGGACCGGGCGCGGGTGACTGA
- a CDS encoding helix-turn-helix domain-containing protein: MTSTDVRPARNAGPGELLRFWRARRRRSQMDLALAAGVSPRHLSFVETGRSGASRELLGALAEELDLPLRERNALLLAAGFAPAYAERELDDPELAPVREALERLVDAHAPYPALVVDRWGDVRIANPAAAGLVEGLDPAALGPPLNIYRACLHPGGLAPRIRNLAQWREHLLHRLERQLRMTADRRLGALLAECRGYPAPAETALPAPGSDVLLPLLLDTPRGPLAFHSTMTTFGAPHDVTLAELALETFLPADAATRAALQERG, translated from the coding sequence GTGACCAGCACGGACGTCCGCCCGGCGCGGAACGCGGGGCCGGGAGAGCTGCTCCGGTTCTGGCGGGCCCGGCGGCGGCGCAGCCAGATGGACCTCGCACTCGCCGCGGGCGTCTCACCCCGGCACCTGAGCTTCGTCGAGACCGGCCGGTCCGGGGCCAGCCGCGAGCTGCTCGGCGCGCTCGCCGAGGAGCTGGACCTCCCGCTCCGGGAACGCAACGCGCTGCTGCTCGCCGCCGGCTTCGCGCCGGCCTACGCCGAGCGCGAGCTCGACGACCCGGAACTCGCCCCGGTCCGGGAGGCCCTGGAACGCCTGGTCGACGCGCACGCCCCGTACCCGGCCCTGGTCGTGGACCGCTGGGGTGACGTCCGGATCGCGAACCCGGCGGCCGCGGGGTTGGTCGAGGGGCTCGACCCGGCCGCGCTCGGGCCGCCGCTGAACATCTACCGTGCCTGCCTGCACCCCGGCGGCCTCGCCCCGCGGATCCGGAACCTCGCTCAGTGGCGCGAGCACCTGCTGCACCGGCTGGAACGCCAGCTCCGGATGACCGCCGACCGGCGCCTCGGGGCGCTGCTCGCCGAGTGCCGCGGCTACCCGGCCCCCGCGGAGACGGCCCTCCCGGCGCCGGGATCGGACGTCCTGCTCCCGCTGCTGCTCGACACCCCGCGGGGGCCCCTGGCGTTCCACTCGACGATGACGACCTTCGGCGCCCCGCACGACGTCACCCTGGCCGAGCTGGCGCTGGAGACGTTCCTGCCCGCCGACGCCGCCACCCGCGCCGCCCTGCAGGAACGCGGTTAG
- a CDS encoding nuclear transport factor 2 family protein — MTDFTILARRYVAAFGETDAGARKELVAALFAPDCRYVDPMADVTGHDGVDGFLAVAQEKLPGFEFRLLGDVDAHHDRARFRWGAAPPAAWAAGGEPPVIGFDVVVAGDDGRITQVHGFLDAVPAA; from the coding sequence ATGACCGACTTCACCATCCTGGCCCGCCGCTACGTCGCGGCCTTCGGCGAGACCGACGCAGGCGCCCGCAAGGAGCTCGTGGCCGCGCTGTTCGCCCCGGACTGCCGCTACGTGGACCCGATGGCCGACGTGACCGGGCACGACGGCGTCGACGGCTTCCTCGCCGTGGCCCAGGAGAAGCTGCCCGGCTTCGAGTTCCGGCTGCTCGGTGACGTCGACGCGCACCACGACCGGGCCCGGTTCCGCTGGGGCGCCGCCCCGCCGGCGGCCTGGGCCGCGGGCGGCGAGCCGCCGGTGATCGGGTTCGACGTCGTCGTGGCCGGCGACGACGGCCGGATCACCCAGGTGCACGGCTTCCTCGACGCCGTCCCCGCGGCGTGA
- a CDS encoding fatty acid desaturase: MTATLDTPATGAEPGPEETGRVRQPQRPVLELVPSSRREDVVATTDLTAEQIEELGRRLDAIRDRVLAERGASDAAYIRDVIRKQRALEIGGRALLFAGVLPPAWIAGTAMLSIAKILENMEIGHNVMHGQWDWMRDPKIHSSTWEWDNVSSSAEWKHSHNYMHHTYTNVVGKDRDVGYGILRLSEEQKWNPYYLGNPVYNFLLSLFFEYGVALHDLEVEKLVAGEKPWSRVWQQIKSIGRKAGRQILKDYVAFPALAGPFFLPVLAGNLTANVVRNVWSHAVIFCGHFPTGAVQFGEEQLDDESRGEWYVRQLLGSANLDGGRYFHLMTGQLSFQIEHHLFPDLPSNRYAEIAPEVRALCEEYGLEYTSGPLWKQYLQVLGTINRLALPNGKR; encoded by the coding sequence ATGACCGCCACGCTCGACACCCCCGCCACCGGCGCCGAGCCCGGCCCGGAGGAGACCGGTCGCGTACGGCAGCCTCAGCGCCCCGTCCTGGAGCTCGTCCCGTCCAGCCGCCGCGAGGACGTCGTCGCCACGACCGACCTGACCGCCGAGCAGATCGAGGAGCTCGGCCGCCGCCTGGACGCGATCCGGGACCGCGTCCTCGCCGAGCGCGGCGCCTCCGACGCCGCCTACATCCGCGACGTCATCCGCAAGCAGCGGGCGCTGGAGATCGGCGGCCGCGCGCTGCTGTTCGCCGGTGTCCTGCCGCCGGCCTGGATCGCCGGCACCGCCATGCTCTCGATCGCCAAGATCCTCGAGAACATGGAGATCGGGCACAACGTCATGCACGGCCAGTGGGACTGGATGCGCGATCCCAAGATCCACTCATCGACGTGGGAGTGGGACAACGTCTCGTCCTCGGCCGAGTGGAAGCACTCGCACAACTACATGCACCACACCTACACCAACGTCGTCGGCAAGGACCGCGACGTGGGCTACGGGATCCTGCGCCTGTCCGAGGAGCAGAAGTGGAACCCGTACTACCTGGGCAACCCGGTCTACAACTTCCTGCTGAGCCTGTTCTTCGAGTACGGCGTCGCCCTGCACGACCTGGAGGTCGAGAAGCTCGTCGCGGGGGAGAAGCCGTGGTCGCGGGTCTGGCAGCAGATCAAGTCGATCGGCCGCAAGGCCGGGCGGCAGATCCTCAAGGACTACGTGGCGTTCCCGGCGCTGGCCGGGCCGTTCTTCCTGCCCGTGCTGGCCGGCAACCTCACCGCGAACGTGGTGCGCAACGTCTGGTCGCACGCGGTGATCTTCTGCGGGCACTTCCCGACCGGTGCGGTCCAGTTCGGCGAGGAGCAGCTGGACGACGAGAGCCGCGGCGAGTGGTACGTCCGCCAGCTGCTCGGCTCGGCCAACCTCGACGGCGGCCGGTACTTCCACCTGATGACCGGCCAGCTGTCGTTCCAGATCGAGCACCACCTGTTCCCCGACCTGCCCAGCAACCGCTACGCCGAGATCGCCCCGGAGGTGCGGGCGCTGTGCGAGGAGTACGGCCTGGAGTACACGAGCGGGCCGCTGTGGAAGCAGTACCTGCAGGTGCTGGGCACGATCAACCGGCTGGCCCTGCCGAACGGCAAGCGCTGA
- a CDS encoding ferredoxin reductase — translation MFRSAPPAPSGRRRLLDAARALTTPLLPEDFLTLVDPLWSTSSLRGRVVARRRETDRAVSVTIEPGRAWAGHRAGQYVGVGVDVDGVRYRRSYSLSGPEGSEHLTVTVQEVPGGVVSTRLVRDLPIGTIVELEQASGTFTLPEPLPSKLLFVTAGSGITPVMSMLRTLDRRGTVPDTVLVHSARTPEDTIFGAELAGLAARHPSLRVVTRHSAVTGRLDPASVDAAVPDRAGRAIYACGPAGLLDALTEAWDGVVAERFTPPARAAEGTGGTVDLGGSAVEVAPGQSLLEAGEAAGRIMPSGCRMGICFGCVLPLREGRVRDLRTGEAHGEPGDLVQTCVNSACGTARIDLP, via the coding sequence ATGTTCCGATCCGCTCCGCCGGCGCCGTCCGGGCGCCGCCGCCTCCTCGACGCCGCGCGTGCCCTGACCACGCCGCTGCTCCCGGAGGACTTCCTGACCCTGGTCGACCCGCTGTGGTCGACGAGCTCGTTGCGCGGGCGGGTCGTCGCCCGCCGCCGCGAGACCGACCGGGCGGTGTCGGTGACGATCGAGCCCGGCCGGGCCTGGGCCGGGCACCGGGCCGGCCAGTACGTCGGCGTCGGGGTCGACGTCGACGGTGTCCGGTACCGGCGCAGCTACTCGCTGTCCGGGCCGGAGGGCTCCGAGCACCTGACCGTCACCGTCCAGGAGGTCCCGGGTGGTGTCGTGTCCACCCGGCTGGTCCGTGACCTCCCGATCGGCACGATCGTCGAGCTGGAGCAGGCGTCCGGGACGTTCACGCTGCCCGAACCGCTGCCGTCGAAGCTGCTGTTCGTGACCGCGGGCAGCGGCATCACACCGGTGATGAGCATGCTCCGCACCCTCGACCGGCGTGGCACCGTGCCGGACACGGTGCTCGTCCACAGCGCGCGCACCCCGGAGGACACGATCTTCGGCGCGGAGCTGGCCGGGCTCGCCGCCCGGCACCCGTCGCTGCGGGTCGTCACACGGCACAGCGCCGTCACCGGGCGGCTCGACCCGGCGAGCGTGGACGCGGCCGTGCCCGACCGGGCCGGGCGCGCGATCTACGCCTGCGGGCCGGCGGGACTGCTCGACGCCCTGACCGAGGCCTGGGACGGGGTCGTGGCCGAGCGGTTCACCCCGCCGGCCCGGGCTGCCGAGGGCACCGGCGGGACCGTCGACCTCGGCGGGTCCGCGGTCGAGGTGGCCCCCGGCCAGAGCCTGCTGGAGGCCGGCGAGGCCGCCGGCCGGATCATGCCCAGTGGCTGCCGGATGGGCATCTGCTTCGGCTGCGTGCTGCCGCTGCGCGAGGGCCGGGTCCGCGACCTGCGGACCGGCGAGGCGCACGGCGAGCCCGGCGACCTGGTGCAGACCTGCGTGAACTCCGCCTGCGGGACCGCCCGCATCGACCTGCCCTGA
- a CDS encoding MerR family transcriptional regulator, whose amino-acid sequence MVDGTDTRDGQTIDELARASGVTVRNIRAYQSRGLIPPPEVRARTGYYGPEHAARLELIKDLQDEGVKLDTIKKLLDTTGGSTEQVVQFIRTVRELFAPEDRQMVRLAELAERYETTDPSLAKRGVKMGLLREVGEDTYEEISPRLMNAAAELTGLGIPINRSLDVVEQLRKHADAVAKLYVDLFLGEIWQPFDASGRPDDQWPRVYETIERMRRISGEVMIAVLELAVAERVDVTFGRDIVRNVRTSSAGPTTTPADDAGSDGPAEA is encoded by the coding sequence ATGGTGGACGGGACCGACACCCGCGACGGGCAGACCATCGACGAGCTGGCCAGGGCCAGCGGCGTGACCGTGCGCAACATCCGGGCCTACCAGTCCCGCGGGCTGATCCCGCCGCCGGAGGTCAGGGCCCGGACCGGCTACTACGGCCCGGAGCACGCGGCCCGGCTCGAACTGATCAAGGACCTGCAGGACGAGGGCGTCAAGCTCGACACCATCAAGAAGCTGCTCGACACGACCGGGGGCTCCACCGAGCAGGTCGTGCAGTTCATCCGCACCGTGCGGGAGCTGTTCGCGCCCGAGGACCGGCAGATGGTCCGGCTGGCCGAGCTGGCCGAGCGCTACGAGACGACCGACCCGTCGCTCGCCAAGCGCGGTGTGAAGATGGGCCTGCTCCGCGAGGTCGGAGAGGACACCTACGAGGAGATCAGCCCGCGGCTGATGAACGCCGCCGCCGAGCTCACCGGCCTCGGCATCCCGATCAACCGCTCGCTCGACGTCGTCGAGCAGCTCCGCAAGCACGCCGACGCCGTCGCCAAGCTGTACGTCGACCTGTTCCTCGGCGAGATCTGGCAGCCCTTCGACGCGTCCGGCCGGCCCGACGACCAGTGGCCGCGGGTCTACGAGACGATCGAGCGGATGCGCCGCATCTCCGGCGAGGTCATGATCGCGGTGCTGGAGCTCGCCGTCGCCGAGCGGGTCGACGTCACGTTCGGGCGCGACATCGTCCGGAACGTGCGGACCAGCAGCGCCGGGCCCACCACGACGCCCGCGGACGACGCCGGCTCCGACGGCCCGGCCGAGGCCTAA
- a CDS encoding GNAT family N-acetyltransferase, with product MIVRAATEDDADAMARVIAAVAEEGTIGAEAPVDVDARAQWYRDAFAKAGAGGLWVLEDDGEVVGTAGAQEMGVPGVLGLGMALLPRARGRGGGRALLDAIVEHARTGGMHKVELEVWTDNARAIALYARAGFQVEGVRRNHYRRRDGSLRSTLLMAYLIEERG from the coding sequence GTGATCGTCCGCGCCGCGACCGAGGACGACGCCGACGCGATGGCGCGCGTGATCGCGGCCGTCGCGGAGGAGGGCACGATCGGGGCGGAGGCCCCGGTCGACGTGGACGCCCGGGCGCAGTGGTACCGCGACGCGTTCGCGAAGGCCGGCGCGGGTGGCCTGTGGGTCCTGGAGGACGACGGCGAGGTCGTCGGCACGGCCGGGGCGCAGGAGATGGGCGTGCCCGGGGTCCTCGGCCTGGGGATGGCGCTGCTCCCACGGGCGCGCGGCCGCGGTGGCGGGCGGGCCCTGCTCGACGCGATCGTCGAGCACGCGCGCACCGGCGGGATGCACAAGGTCGAGCTCGAGGTCTGGACGGACAACGCCCGCGCCATCGCCCTGTACGCCCGGGCCGGGTTCCAGGTCGAAGGGGTCCGGCGTAACCACTACCGCCGCCGGGACGGCTCCCTGCGCTCGACGCTGCTCATGGCCTACCTGATCGAGGAGCGCGGTTAG
- the dapA gene encoding 4-hydroxy-tetrahydrodipicolinate synthase has translation MITGSIVAIVTPMHDDGEVDHVALGELVERQIDAGTSAIVSVGTTGESSTLSVLEHTEVMRRTIEVANGRVPVIAGTGANSTDEAIHLTRAARAAGADGALLVTPYYNKPPQEGLYQHFKRIAETVAIPQYLYNVPGRTACDLLPTTVARLAEIPNIVGLKEAKGDLDRVRELVALGLDDFALYSGDDGTARASMLAGFHGDISVTANVAPEPMARMCKAAVAGDAETAAALDADLAGLHSALFSEPNPIPVKWALAELGLMPGGIRLPLVPLDEWHHEDVRAAMRAAGLTS, from the coding sequence ATGATCACCGGAAGCATCGTCGCGATCGTGACCCCGATGCACGACGACGGCGAGGTCGACCACGTCGCGCTCGGTGAGCTCGTCGAACGCCAGATCGACGCGGGCACGTCCGCGATCGTCTCGGTCGGCACCACCGGTGAGTCCTCGACGCTGTCGGTGCTCGAGCACACCGAGGTCATGCGCCGCACCATCGAGGTGGCGAACGGCCGGGTGCCGGTCATCGCCGGGACCGGCGCCAACTCCACCGACGAGGCCATCCACCTCACCCGGGCGGCCCGGGCGGCCGGCGCCGACGGCGCGCTGCTGGTCACCCCGTACTACAACAAGCCCCCGCAGGAGGGCCTCTACCAGCACTTCAAGCGGATCGCCGAGACCGTCGCGATCCCGCAGTACCTCTACAACGTGCCCGGCCGCACCGCCTGCGACCTGCTGCCGACCACGGTGGCCCGGCTCGCCGAGATCCCGAACATCGTGGGGCTCAAGGAGGCCAAGGGCGACCTGGACCGGGTCCGCGAGCTCGTCGCGCTCGGCCTGGACGACTTCGCGCTCTACTCCGGCGACGACGGCACCGCCCGCGCCTCGATGCTGGCCGGTTTCCACGGCGACATCTCGGTGACCGCGAACGTCGCCCCGGAGCCGATGGCGCGCATGTGCAAGGCGGCCGTCGCCGGTGACGCCGAGACCGCGGCCGCGCTCGACGCCGACCTCGCCGGCCTCCACTCGGCGCTGTTCTCCGAGCCGAACCCGATCCCGGTGAAGTGGGCGCTGGCCGAGCTGGGCCTGATGCCCGGCGGGATCCGGCTGCCGCTGGTGCCGCTCGACGAGTGGCACCACGAGGACGTCCGGGCCGCGATGCGGGCCGCCGGGCTGACGAGCTGA
- a CDS encoding GNAT family N-acetyltransferase yields MTTGAPATLRRVVDPHPGAAAALGDLWIAVTEAGGAVDFVAGWDPGEIRDLAAATVDAVRAGAARMIVAGSVTDPDGTVFVAPGTGIAAHRAEVQRLMVHPDRQGRGLGTALLDAAVAEGREMGLEMLTLGARGGTPLPAFYTARGFTEYGRLPAGVRLSADDARDIHLFVRRL; encoded by the coding sequence GTGACGACCGGCGCCCCGGCGACCCTGCGCCGGGTCGTCGACCCGCACCCGGGCGCCGCGGCGGCGCTCGGCGACCTCTGGATCGCGGTGACCGAGGCCGGCGGCGCCGTCGACTTCGTGGCGGGCTGGGATCCCGGCGAGATCCGGGACCTGGCCGCCGCCACGGTCGACGCCGTCCGGGCCGGGGCCGCGCGCATGATCGTCGCGGGTTCGGTGACGGACCCGGACGGCACGGTGTTCGTGGCCCCCGGCACGGGGATCGCCGCCCACCGTGCCGAGGTGCAGCGCCTGATGGTCCACCCGGACCGGCAGGGCAGGGGGCTCGGTACGGCGCTGCTGGACGCCGCCGTTGCCGAGGGCCGGGAGATGGGGCTGGAGATGCTCACGCTCGGTGCCCGGGGCGGCACGCCGCTGCCGGCGTTCTACACCGCCAGGGGCTTCACCGAGTACGGCCGGCTCCCGGCCGGGGTGCGGCTGTCCGCCGACGACGCCCGCGACATCCACCTGTTCGTCCGCCGGCTCTGA
- the ndk gene encoding nucleoside-diphosphate kinase, whose amino-acid sequence MTERTLVLVKPDGVQRKLVGEIVSRIERKGLDIVALDLRTVDRELAAQHYAEHDGKPFFEDLLSFITSGPVVAAVVEGPRAIAAWRQVAGGTDPVEKAAPGSIRGDLALETGSNLVHGSDSPESADREIKLWFPTL is encoded by the coding sequence GTGACTGAACGCACTCTCGTCCTCGTCAAGCCCGACGGGGTCCAGCGCAAGCTCGTCGGCGAGATCGTCTCCCGGATCGAGCGCAAGGGCCTCGACATCGTCGCCCTCGACCTGCGCACCGTCGACCGCGAGCTCGCCGCCCAGCACTACGCCGAGCACGACGGCAAGCCCTTCTTCGAGGACCTTCTCTCCTTCATCACCTCCGGCCCGGTCGTGGCCGCGGTCGTCGAGGGCCCGCGCGCCATCGCCGCCTGGCGGCAGGTGGCCGGGGGCACCGACCCGGTGGAGAAGGCCGCGCCCGGCAGCATCCGCGGTGACCTCGCCCTGGAGACCGGGTCGAACCTGGTGCACGGCTCGGACTCCCCGGAGTCGGCCGACCGGGAGATCAAGCTCTGGTTCCCGACCCTGTGA
- a CDS encoding Fic family protein, protein MTRYLDLTDVLRFAEVALGQEPVVRDFGLLESALARPATSLFGQDAYPTVPLKAAALLQSICANHPLVDGNKRLAWATTAVFLVLNGYPPRIDQDAVVELVVAVSEGSMRDLEAIAAALADLTGCGPGTPRRYPVARD, encoded by the coding sequence GTGACCCGGTACCTGGACCTGACCGACGTCCTGCGGTTCGCCGAGGTTGCACTCGGACAGGAGCCGGTCGTCCGCGACTTCGGGTTGCTGGAGTCGGCTCTCGCGCGGCCGGCGACGTCGCTGTTCGGTCAGGACGCCTACCCGACCGTGCCGCTCAAGGCTGCGGCGCTGCTGCAGAGCATCTGCGCGAACCACCCTCTGGTGGACGGGAACAAGCGCCTCGCGTGGGCGACCACCGCGGTCTTCCTCGTCCTCAACGGGTACCCGCCGCGGATCGACCAGGACGCGGTCGTCGAGCTCGTCGTCGCGGTGTCCGAGGGATCGATGCGCGACCTCGAGGCGATCGCCGCGGCACTCGCGGACCTCACCGGGTGCGGGCCCGGCACGCCCCGTCGCTACCCTGTCGCCCGTGACTGA
- a CDS encoding ribbon-helix-helix protein, CopG family, with translation MTLRLTEAETAALRERAESEGRSMQEVVRAAVREYVERHDHDDAVDRAASWVTENFREALDRLGRM, from the coding sequence ATGACGCTGCGCCTCACCGAGGCCGAGACCGCCGCGCTGCGCGAGCGCGCGGAGTCCGAGGGACGTTCGATGCAGGAAGTCGTGCGAGCCGCCGTCCGGGAGTACGTCGAGCGGCACGACCACGACGACGCCGTCGACCGCGCGGCCTCGTGGGTGACGGAGAACTTCCGTGAGGCCCTCGACCGCCTCGGCCGGATGTGA
- a CDS encoding DUF4233 domain-containing protein, with product MSGGIDGVPDGVRPPPTDPMKGARGVFAATLILEAIVVLLSLLVLPRFGSGSTGLGFGVITGLAVAMILASGLQRRPWGLAAALVLQVLLVVASLVFVPSLTIVAAAFVIVWAILVWMRREVARRMAAGTLPSQQRDDD from the coding sequence GTGAGCGGCGGGATCGACGGCGTCCCGGACGGTGTCCGGCCGCCGCCGACCGACCCGATGAAGGGTGCCCGCGGGGTGTTCGCGGCGACGCTGATCCTCGAGGCCATCGTCGTGCTGCTCTCGCTGCTGGTGCTCCCGCGGTTCGGCAGCGGCTCCACCGGGCTCGGGTTCGGCGTGATCACCGGCCTGGCCGTAGCCATGATCCTGGCGTCCGGTCTGCAGCGCAGGCCGTGGGGTCTGGCGGCCGCGCTCGTGCTGCAGGTGCTGCTGGTCGTCGCGTCGCTGGTGTTCGTGCCGTCCCTGACGATCGTCGCGGCCGCGTTCGTGATCGTCTGGGCGATCCTGGTGTGGATGCGCCGGGAGGTGGCGCGCCGGATGGCGGCCGGGACGCTGCCGTCACAGCAGCGCGACGACGACTGA